Below is a window of Flavobacterium sp. CFS9 DNA.
ATGGCAAAGTACGCTACAGCACGGTACATCGCTCCGGTATCTACGTAAACATACTCTAGCTCTTTTGCTAATTGTTTTGCCAAAGTGCTCTTTCCAGTTGAGGAGAATCCATCAATTGCAATGGTAATTTTTTTCAATTTTTATATTTTTTTTAATTTAAACTTATTTACTGCTTCAAATCCCTTTTTAATAGTATAGGTACATCAAAATCTCTGAACGGGAATTATCAATTATTTTTGCCACTTTTTCAAAATACTTTTTATTCACCATCGGGCATCCATAACTGTTGCAAATATATCCTTTTTGCTCTTTATACGGAACATCAAAATAATAATGAAAAACAATCTCTCGTGAAGACATTCTAATTTATTACTAGTGATAGCGTTACCCTCCGGGTCGGGCTGTACGCTAAATCTTTTTCGACAGAAAATTTATATAAACCATAAAATTTTAAGGTTTCGCAAAAGGATACCGCTTCCATCCCTAACGCAGCCCTTCATAAAAAAGCACCTTACTACATTTTAGATTATTTTTTTTAATTAACCCATTGTGGTGTGCAATTATTTTTAAACACAAAGGAACATAGGTTTAATATTCTCAAAAAAGATGTTTCACTTATTTAAAATACACAGAGACAACTATGTGTACGAAACTTGTTTCTTTTTTACACTCCTTAACAGCTATGAAACCTATGTTTCTATGTGTTAAGTTTTTTTTGAGATTTACAGAGGCAAAAATTGCTTTTGCCCTTTCAGGGCAATTCTACACCTTAATCTAATTCATAGTGCTGCGCACTATACTTTTGCTTTTCGGGCTTTCAGCCCTTCTCTCCCCAACTTTTTTTAATTAATTATATTATAAAAAATCAAACCATAAAAAAAGCTGTTGAAAGAACAACAGCTGTATGATTTATTTTATTGAAATTATACTTTAAGCGTTCTAATAATAAACATCCAAAATGATATTTGACTTAGAACAATCTATATATTTTTCGAGTCTTTTAAAGAACTGCTCGTTCACCATCGGGCAGCCGTGGCTGTTGCTGATGTAATAGTCTTGTTCTTCATAAGGAACTGCAGAGTAGTAATGTAACACTATAGCTCTTTTTAAAGCATTATTATTGGTTTCATCCAGACCGTTTAATTTATAGGCTTTTCCAAAGATTCCTTTGTAACATTTCTGAATTGCATAGCGGCCTAAAGCAGTGCAATTGGAGTTAGGAGTATTACTGAAACGTAAACTTCCTTTTACCCCGGTTTCTGACCCTGAACCATGAGCTACAAGCCCCTGATCGATAATTTTATTGTTTACCAGATCGTAAACAAAAAAACGATTTTTGCCTGACGGTATACTCATGTCAACGAAAAAAGCAATTTTAGTATTGTATTTAGAATCAATACTAATCATGTTTTTTATTTCGTTTACCCTAAGATTCATACGTTCTACTTCCAAACTGGAAATAGTGGTTTCTTTTTTATAGTAGTGTTTTGCACCCGTTAAAACTCCTACTGTTAAAAACAAAAACAAACTAAGTATTTTCATATCATTACTGAAAATTTAAAATTAGACCAAAAAGACTTGTATTTGCTGCTAACGTATATCTGGAATATGAATAGTTAAATTTTAATCTGTTCATCTTTAATCCAAATCCTACTGACACCCCTGAAAAATTACGCTGTTCATTCACCCGTAATTCTTCTCCCCTTCTAAAATTATATCCTAAACGCAAATTAAATGCTTTTTTTGGGAAAAGTTCTACTCCTAAAACAACATGCCTTAAAGCGTTGTTTAAAAACGAAACTTTTTCTTTGTTTGTTGATCCGTCTATGCCGGTTCCTCCACGAACGGGATTCGAAAAAGAGATGTTCCACTGCTGCAAATTTTCTAATGTAAGATGCCAGCGAAGGGGCACATGCTCTAATTCCTGAGAAACTCCGGCCACGATTTCAAATGGTAAATTTTCCTTTATTCCTGAATACGTTGTAAACTGTGTACCTATATTACGGATTACCAGACCCAAATTTACATCATTTTTTTCAATTACATACAAAAAACCTAAATCAATTGCTCCTCCTATCGAATTATAACTTTCTAACGTAGAAGTTATTAACTTGGCATTCGCTCCAATATGCAAATCCGTATACGGAACATTATAAGCGTAGCCCAATGAAAGTGCGCCCTCACTCCCGGTAAAATTAGAAGTAGCCTGACCATTTTCATCATAACCTTCAAACGAACCATAATTGACATAGCTCACTCCAGCATAAAATGTTTGTACATGTCTATCGTAAGTATAAGCATATGAAGCCGTTCCATAAGAAGCTTCTCCATAGTAACTCCCATAATTCAGAGCAAGACGATTGTCCATGTCTTCATTTAAAGCCGCCGGATTAGACATCACCTGATTGACATCCTCGTCATAAATTGTGATTGTTTCTCCTCCTAATGCTGCCTGCCTCGGAGAAGTCGTCAAATTTAAGAACTGATAGGTGTACCGCCCTCCTATTTGCCCGTAACTAACGGAACAAATTGTTACTAATAAAAATAAAACAAACTGTTTTAACATTCTTCTGGGGCGATCCTATAGTGGGATAACGCAAGTGCGAAGATAAAATTATATCAATTATAAAAATAAATTACAATAAAAAAATTCCAAATTCCAATCTGAGATTTCAGTTTTGGAATTTGGAATTTGAATTTTGGAATTTGAAGTCCAACTTTATTTCAGCGTTTTCGCGTTTTTAACATTCTGATCAGTCAATGCCAAAGCCAAAACTTCGCTCATTTCTTTCACATAATGAAAAGTTAGCCCTTCTAAATACTCGGCTTTAATTTCATCAATATCATCTTTGTTCTCGTGACATAAAATGATTTCTTTAATATTAGCTCTTTTTGCTGCCAGGATTTTTTCTTTAATTCCACCTACCGGTAAAACTTTACCACGAAGTGTAATTTCTCCTGTCATTGCTAAACTTTTCTTTACTTTCTTTTGTGTAAGTAATGAAACTAAAGACGTTAACATCGCTATTCCGGCACTTGGACCGTCTTTTGGTGTTGCGCCTTCCGGTACGTGTAAATGGATGTTGTATTTTTGAAACAATTCAACATTCAAACCTAATTTTTTAGCATTGGCTTTGATGTACTCTAAAGCAATTGTAGCCGATTCTTTCATTACATTACCAAGATTTCCGGTAATGGTCAAAGCTCCTTTTCCTTCAGAAATCAAAGACTCAATAAACAAAATATCTCCACCCACACTCGTCCAGGCTAAACCTGTAACTACACCTGCAATATCGTTGTTTTCATATTTATCACGTTCTAATCTTGGTACGCCCAAAAC
It encodes the following:
- the porQ gene encoding type IX secretion system protein PorQ; this translates as MLKQFVLFLLVTICSVSYGQIGGRYTYQFLNLTTSPRQAALGGETITIYDEDVNQVMSNPAALNEDMDNRLALNYGSYYGEASYGTASYAYTYDRHVQTFYAGVSYVNYGSFEGYDENGQATSNFTGSEGALSLGYAYNVPYTDLHIGANAKLITSTLESYNSIGGAIDLGFLYVIEKNDVNLGLVIRNIGTQFTTYSGIKENLPFEIVAGVSQELEHVPLRWHLTLENLQQWNISFSNPVRGGTGIDGSTNKEKVSFLNNALRHVVLGVELFPKKAFNLRLGYNFRRGEELRVNEQRNFSGVSVGFGLKMNRLKFNYSYSRYTLAANTSLFGLILNFQ
- a CDS encoding murein L,D-transpeptidase catalytic domain-containing protein gives rise to the protein MSSREIVFHYYFDVPYKEQKGYICNSYGCPMVNKKYFEKVAKIIDNSRSEILMYLYY
- a CDS encoding murein L,D-transpeptidase catalytic domain-containing protein, whose protein sequence is MKILSLFLFLTVGVLTGAKHYYKKETTISSLEVERMNLRVNEIKNMISIDSKYNTKIAFFVDMSIPSGKNRFFVYDLVNNKIIDQGLVAHGSGSETGVKGSLRFSNTPNSNCTALGRYAIQKCYKGIFGKAYKLNGLDETNNNALKRAIVLHYYSAVPYEEQDYYISNSHGCPMVNEQFFKRLEKYIDCSKSNIILDVYY